The following proteins are encoded in a genomic region of Limosilactobacillus reuteri subsp. reuteri:
- the hemB gene encoding porphobilinogen synthase yields MLQFDRHRRLRTSTAMRDLVRETHLNKDDLIMPVFVDATINGREEIPSMPGIYRYSLDSILDEITEIVKLGIKSIIIFGVPERKDEVGTGAWEDNGIVQQAIRLIKKNYPDLIVIADTCLCEYTSTGHCGILKDGVVLNDESLKYLTKTAVSQVKAGADIIAPSNAMDGYVAAIRQGLDEAGYKNTPIMSYAVKFASSFYGPFRDAADGSPKEGPKDRKTYQMDPANRLEALREVASDEKEGADFVMVKPAMAFLDIMREVRNHTLLPLVAYNVSGEYAMIKAAAANGWINENQIVYESLVGMKRAGADLIITYFAKDVAKKL; encoded by the coding sequence ATGTTGCAATTTGATCGTCATCGTCGTTTACGTACTAGCACTGCCATGCGTGATTTAGTAAGAGAGACTCATCTCAATAAGGATGATCTAATTATGCCGGTCTTTGTGGATGCCACTATTAATGGGCGAGAAGAAATTCCATCAATGCCAGGCATTTACCGTTACAGTTTAGATTCAATTCTTGATGAAATTACAGAAATTGTGAAGTTAGGAATTAAATCAATTATTATTTTCGGTGTTCCAGAAAGAAAAGATGAAGTTGGAACTGGCGCATGGGAAGATAATGGAATTGTTCAACAGGCAATTCGTTTGATTAAGAAAAATTATCCAGATTTAATTGTTATCGCTGATACTTGTTTATGTGAATATACAAGTACTGGTCACTGTGGAATTCTTAAAGATGGGGTCGTTTTGAATGATGAATCATTAAAATACTTAACAAAGACAGCTGTAAGTCAAGTAAAAGCTGGAGCTGACATAATTGCACCGTCTAATGCGATGGATGGGTATGTTGCAGCAATTCGCCAAGGACTTGATGAAGCAGGGTATAAAAATACACCGATTATGTCCTATGCTGTGAAATTTGCCTCATCATTTTACGGCCCATTCCGTGATGCTGCTGATGGTTCGCCTAAAGAAGGGCCTAAAGATCGTAAAACATATCAAATGGATCCAGCTAATCGCTTAGAAGCATTGCGCGAAGTAGCTAGTGATGAAAAGGAAGGTGCTGATTTTGTGATGGTTAAACCAGCAATGGCCTTCTTGGATATTATGCGTGAAGTTCGTAATCATACTTTGCTGCCGTTAGTTGCATATAATGTTTCTGGTGAATATGCAATGATTAAAGCAGCTGCGGCTAATGGTTGGATTAATGAAAACCAAATTGTTTACGAAAGTCTGGTTGGAATGAAACGAGCTGGAGCAGACTTAATTATTACTTACTTTGCCAAGGACGTTGCTAAGAAACTTTAA
- the hemC gene encoding hydroxymethylbilane synthase, translated as MTNKVIVGSRKSKLAMAQTELVIASLEKIFPDIKFEIKNVITEGDRNRHVSLAKIGGKGVFVKEIEDELKDGTIDFAVHSLKDVMPILPEELVLGAFPKRVSPYDCLVSRKNLSSLNDLPKGARIGTNSLRRQGQLLSIRPDLKIIPIRGNIDTRLRKIDTEALDGIILAEAGLTRLNIDLSSYHVLDLQNYIMPAVGQGCLAIECRKNDTRIRKMLDQINDEESAYCVQVEREFMRELGGSCNFPIGGHAYAKNGQILFDGLIASPNGEHVIKETKIPANNSGVGKKVADQLLAKDKFGIIEGE; from the coding sequence ATGACAAATAAAGTAATTGTTGGCAGTCGGAAAAGTAAACTAGCAATGGCGCAAACAGAATTGGTAATCGCTAGTTTGGAAAAGATTTTCCCCGACATAAAATTTGAAATAAAAAACGTTATTACTGAAGGGGATCGAAACCGACATGTCAGCCTTGCTAAAATCGGTGGGAAAGGCGTTTTCGTTAAAGAGATTGAAGACGAACTAAAAGATGGCACGATTGATTTTGCTGTTCATAGTCTAAAAGATGTGATGCCGATTCTTCCAGAAGAATTAGTTTTAGGAGCATTTCCTAAACGAGTATCTCCATATGATTGTTTAGTCAGCCGGAAAAATCTTTCATCGTTGAATGACCTTCCTAAAGGTGCACGAATCGGGACAAATAGTTTACGTCGCCAGGGACAACTATTAAGTATTCGACCAGACTTAAAAATTATACCTATTAGGGGTAATATAGATACTAGGTTAAGAAAAATAGACACAGAAGCGCTTGACGGTATTATTTTAGCTGAGGCTGGATTAACAAGATTAAATATTGACTTAAGTAGTTATCATGTTTTGGATTTGCAAAATTATATTATGCCGGCAGTTGGTCAAGGCTGCTTAGCGATTGAATGCCGAAAAAATGACACTAGAATTCGCAAAATGCTTGATCAAATTAATGATGAAGAATCAGCTTATTGTGTGCAAGTTGAGCGTGAATTTATGCGTGAATTGGGTGGAAGTTGTAATTTCCCGATTGGGGGCCATGCCTACGCGAAAAATGGTCAAATTCTATTTGATGGGTTGATCGCTTCCCCTAATGGTGAACATGTTATAAAAGAAACAAAAATACCTGCCAATAATTCTGGAGTCGGTAAAAAAGTTGCTGATCAGTTATTGGCTAAGGATAAATTTGGAATTATTGAAGGAGAATAG